The Thermocrinis sp. genome has a segment encoding these proteins:
- the hpt gene encoding hypoxanthine phosphoribosyltransferase — translation MHIKGKPISLVIPEEKIKERVRALAKQIEEDMGQGFIVVSLLKGSFVFTADLIREFSVPVKVDFMWVSSYSSSQESSGSVRIIQDITMDIQGEKVLLVDDILDTGWTLKEVVEFVKRKNPSVLKVCVLLDKKERRRVNIKIDYVGFEVPNKFLVGYGLDWDEEGRGLRSLYAVD, via the coding sequence ATGCACATAAAAGGAAAGCCTATTAGCCTGGTCATACCAGAGGAGAAGATAAAAGAGAGAGTGAGAGCTTTGGCAAAGCAAATAGAAGAGGATATGGGACAGGGCTTTATTGTAGTGTCTTTGCTGAAAGGCTCTTTTGTTTTTACCGCAGACCTTATAAGGGAATTTTCCGTTCCCGTAAAAGTGGATTTCATGTGGGTGTCAAGCTACAGCTCTTCGCAAGAGTCTTCTGGAAGCGTGAGGATAATTCAGGACATTACCATGGACATACAGGGGGAAAAGGTCTTATTAGTGGATGATATACTTGACACTGGCTGGACCCTAAAGGAAGTAGTGGAGTTTGTAAAAAGGAAAAACCCATCCGTGCTAAAGGTGTGCGTGCTGTTAGACAAAAAGGAAAGAAGAAGGGTAAATATTAAGATAGATTACGTAGGTTTTGAAGTTCCAAACAAATTCTTGGTAGGCTATGGTTTAGATTGGGATGAAGAAGGAAGAGGTTTGAGGAGTTTGTATGCGGTGGATTAA
- a CDS encoding DNA recombination protein RecN — MLIRLSIEKFFLIEEQELNFDPGLNVITGETGTGKSMTVSTLLFLLGQQGDYPEGTAVELELSIDGEEYVIRREIKNRRSRFYLNGIGSTQKTVKEIISKALIFQGQDDRLKILRKDFQRDVFDKTVGCYSTRKSFEELYQKLEEVSKKIDYLLGLEREIKIRVIEEELKEIEKVGWSEEEYIDAYKTVERYAEVEKKNKLSSEGVAQIDSLLIPSVKNLAKLLGELGLEQEKQGVLRMQEELFNVRRRLLDIYENIDPDYINQLNERIFLVQRLERKYGRKYGEVLKIAQELREELERLRSIETDLESLQSLRESLHRELRSLGEELSTKRRQGKERFVNLVLGHLKDLGLEGALFDVFFEKQEGRFGHEDIRFVFSSYGGELRDLAQVASGGEISRIALSLFLLSPVAETYLLDEIDVGVSGQTSVKVAKFLKRLSSKMQVIVITHSPALASAADKHFKTYREGSRVFIEELKEDRLEEIARLMGIVNSQTINGAMELIREVSNV, encoded by the coding sequence ATGTTAATCAGGCTCAGCATAGAGAAGTTTTTTCTCATAGAGGAGCAGGAGCTAAACTTTGACCCGGGCCTTAACGTGATAACTGGAGAGACGGGAACGGGCAAGTCTATGACAGTATCCACCCTCCTGTTCCTTTTAGGACAGCAGGGGGATTATCCAGAAGGAACTGCGGTAGAGCTGGAACTATCCATAGACGGTGAGGAGTATGTAATAAGAAGGGAGATAAAGAATCGCAGAAGCAGGTTTTATCTGAACGGAATAGGAAGCACGCAGAAAACAGTCAAAGAGATTATCTCCAAAGCCCTAATCTTTCAAGGGCAAGACGATAGGCTAAAGATACTGAGGAAGGACTTTCAAAGGGATGTGTTTGACAAAACAGTAGGATGCTACTCTACGAGAAAGAGCTTTGAGGAGCTATACCAAAAGTTGGAGGAGGTAAGCAAAAAGATAGACTACCTTTTGGGCTTAGAAAGAGAAATAAAAATTAGGGTAATAGAAGAAGAGCTAAAAGAGATTGAGAAGGTTGGATGGTCTGAAGAAGAGTATATTGATGCCTACAAAACCGTAGAAAGGTACGCAGAAGTGGAGAAGAAAAATAAACTTTCTTCAGAAGGCGTAGCTCAAATAGACAGTTTGCTTATACCATCCGTTAAAAACCTTGCAAAATTGCTTGGAGAACTTGGTTTAGAACAGGAAAAACAGGGTGTTCTTAGAATGCAGGAGGAGCTATTTAACGTAAGAAGACGCCTTTTGGATATATACGAAAACATAGACCCAGATTACATAAACCAACTCAACGAGAGGATATTCTTAGTCCAGAGGTTGGAAAGAAAATATGGTAGGAAATACGGCGAGGTTCTCAAGATTGCCCAGGAGCTCAGAGAAGAGTTGGAAAGACTAAGAAGTATTGAAACAGATCTGGAGAGCTTGCAAAGTCTGAGGGAAAGCTTACATCGTGAACTGAGATCCTTGGGAGAAGAGCTGAGCACGAAAAGGAGGCAGGGTAAAGAAAGATTTGTAAATCTTGTATTGGGACACCTGAAAGACTTGGGGTTGGAGGGAGCGCTCTTTGATGTGTTCTTTGAAAAGCAGGAGGGTAGGTTTGGACATGAAGACATAAGGTTCGTCTTTTCTTCTTACGGTGGAGAGCTTAGGGACTTAGCACAGGTAGCCTCTGGGGGTGAGATATCAAGAATAGCCTTAAGCCTCTTTTTACTATCGCCAGTGGCAGAAACTTACCTGTTGGATGAGATAGACGTGGGAGTAAGTGGGCAGACCTCTGTAAAAGTGGCCAAGTTCCTAAAAAGACTCTCCTCCAAGATGCAAGTCATTGTCATAACCCACTCTCCCGCCTTAGCTTCAGCTGCAGATAAGCACTTTAAAACCTATAGAGAAGGGAGCAGGGTCTTTATAGAAGAATTAAAAGAGGATAGACTGGAGGAAATTGCAAGGCTAATGGGTATTGTAAACAGCCAAACTATAAATGGAGCCATGGAGTTAATCAGAGAGGTTAGCAATGTTTGA
- a CDS encoding N-glycosylase/DNA lyase: protein MFEEILLAKKEVEPFVKRRLEEFKKLGDSGKTTFDFRPFLDVQYEADLFSELCFCILTANSSAVLGIKAQKQIGMEGFKKMSLEELTEALSSIGHRFARQRAERIVKARDNFDKTLELLKGGGDPSNLRDLLSDTCSKYKVEGFGMKEASHFLRNIGYDNLSIVDRHIFRFLKEKGLIPDYKTMTRKIYLQAEKALKEVGEKLGVSMAELDLYIFYLKTRKVLK, encoded by the coding sequence ATGTTTGAAGAGATCCTTTTGGCAAAAAAAGAGGTAGAGCCTTTTGTAAAAAGGCGATTGGAGGAGTTTAAGAAGCTTGGAGATTCTGGGAAAACCACCTTTGACTTTAGGCCCTTTTTGGATGTACAGTACGAGGCGGACCTTTTTTCGGAGCTTTGCTTTTGCATACTAACCGCCAACTCCTCAGCAGTTCTTGGCATAAAAGCTCAAAAACAGATAGGCATGGAAGGCTTTAAAAAGATGAGTTTAGAGGAGCTAACAGAGGCGCTCTCTTCCATAGGACACCGCTTTGCAAGACAGAGGGCAGAAAGGATAGTAAAGGCAAGGGATAACTTTGACAAAACCTTGGAGCTTTTAAAGGGCGGTGGGGACCCTTCTAACCTTAGAGACCTGCTAAGCGATACTTGTTCAAAGTACAAAGTGGAAGGTTTTGGGATGAAAGAAGCTTCCCATTTTCTAAGAAACATAGGCTACGATAACCTGTCCATAGTGGATAGGCACATATTTAGGTTTTTGAAGGAAAAAGGACTGATCCCAGACTACAAAACTATGACCAGAAAGATATACCTTCAGGCGGAAAAGGCATTGAAGGAAGTAGGGGAGAAGTTGGGTGTTAGCATGGCAGAGCTTGACCTTTACATATTCTACTTGAAAACCAGAAAGGTGTTAAAGTAA